A genome region from Variovorax paradoxus includes the following:
- a CDS encoding mannose-1-phosphate guanylyltransferase/mannose-6-phosphate isomerase, with protein sequence MRLLSVVLSGGAGSRLWPASRQAFPKPFMKIGDSTLLQQAIERGQACGTGDLMIVTNKEHLFLTRDVLQQMADPPVTSLLLEPKGRNTGPAIALAALQCAREFSGDTVMLVLSADHLVPDVHAFVASASEAFRLAQNGNLVVFGVSPTSPDTGFGYIEVEHVSRESQGVKRFVEKPDLETAQSYLATGRYYWNSGMFAFTADTIIAALEEHAPEVIRAARAALGTSKATGNCINFDLHTFGLQPDISIDYAVMERASNVHVVPAKFSWSDVGSWPAVSNALIPDASGNTLPDDVVAIDTTGTHVQVESFGPKVVATVGVHDLVIVDTPDALLVLHKDSAQKVKQVVNALKTRKHDTVHQPTLVHRPWGTYTSLKQEEGYKVKRITVRPGEALSLQYHHQRAEHWVVVQGQGMVQIGDVEHETFPGQYRYIPLKEKHRLTNTGEEELVLIEVQCGGYLGEDDIVRLADTYGRT encoded by the coding sequence ATGAGGCTGCTCTCAGTGGTGCTCTCGGGAGGCGCCGGCTCCAGGCTGTGGCCTGCTTCGCGCCAGGCTTTTCCCAAGCCATTCATGAAGATCGGCGACTCCACGTTGCTGCAGCAAGCGATCGAACGCGGTCAGGCCTGCGGCACGGGCGACCTGATGATCGTGACTAACAAGGAACATCTGTTCCTGACCCGCGACGTTCTTCAGCAAATGGCCGATCCACCGGTCACCTCACTACTGCTCGAGCCCAAAGGTCGCAACACAGGTCCTGCAATCGCCTTGGCCGCTCTGCAGTGCGCGCGCGAGTTCAGCGGTGACACGGTGATGCTGGTCCTGTCCGCCGACCACCTCGTACCCGATGTGCACGCCTTCGTGGCCAGTGCAAGTGAAGCGTTCCGCTTGGCGCAGAACGGCAATCTCGTGGTATTTGGCGTGAGCCCAACCAGCCCCGACACCGGATTCGGCTACATCGAGGTCGAGCACGTCTCGCGGGAAAGCCAAGGTGTCAAGCGCTTTGTGGAGAAGCCCGACCTCGAAACGGCGCAGAGCTACCTGGCGACGGGCCGCTACTACTGGAACAGTGGCATGTTCGCCTTCACCGCGGACACCATCATCGCGGCGCTTGAAGAACATGCGCCCGAGGTCATCCGGGCTGCAAGGGCTGCGCTGGGTACATCCAAAGCCACGGGCAACTGCATCAATTTCGACTTGCATACCTTCGGCCTGCAACCGGATATCAGCATCGACTACGCAGTGATGGAACGCGCCTCGAACGTTCACGTGGTCCCGGCCAAATTCAGTTGGAGCGACGTGGGTTCATGGCCTGCGGTGTCCAACGCGCTCATTCCGGACGCCAGCGGCAACACCTTGCCCGATGATGTTGTGGCGATCGACACGACGGGCACGCACGTGCAAGTCGAGAGTTTCGGGCCCAAGGTGGTCGCCACCGTGGGCGTGCACGACCTGGTCATCGTCGACACGCCGGACGCTCTGCTGGTACTTCACAAGGACAGTGCGCAGAAAGTGAAGCAAGTGGTCAACGCGCTCAAGACCCGGAAGCACGACACGGTCCATCAGCCCACGCTGGTTCACCGTCCGTGGGGCACGTACACTTCGCTCAAGCAGGAAGAGGGCTACAAGGTCAAGCGCATCACGGTCAGACCCGGTGAAGCGCTCTCCCTGCAATATCACCACCAACGTGCGGAACACTGGGTGGTGGTACAGGGTCAAGGAATGGTGCAGATCGGAGACGTCGAACACGAGACATTCCCGGGACAGTATCGCTACATTCCCTTGAAGGAAAAACACCGCCTCACCAACACCGGCGAAGAGGAACTCGTACTGATCGAAGTCCAATGCGGCGGCTATCTCGGCGAGGACGACATCGTTCGCCTCGCGGACACTTACGGGCGTACATGA